The following proteins come from a genomic window of Dromaius novaehollandiae isolate bDroNov1 chromosome 19, bDroNov1.hap1, whole genome shotgun sequence:
- the IFT22 gene encoding intraflagellar transport protein 22 homolog: protein MLKAKVLLVGPCESGKSVLANFVSESIEGIGSYVPTQGVRILEYEKPNLNGSSKGAGCRFELWDCSGDQKFETCWPALMKDSHGVVIIFNPELPSHLKEIEMWYSCFVQQQPLLDSQCLLVAHHKPGHAGDTENLSLASPLNKLKLIHSNLEEDPEDVRMEFVKYFRSIINLLNESRDREEMSIIS from the exons ATGTTGAAGGCGaaggtgctgctggtggggcCCTGTGAG TCTGGAAAATCGGTCTTGGCAAACTTTGTTTCGGAGAGCATTGAAGGGATTGGCAGCTACGTCCCGACGCAAGGTGTAAG GATCCTGGAATACGAGAAGCCAAACTTAAATGGTAGCAGCAAGGGAGCTGGGTGTCGCTTTGAGCTGTGGGATTGCAGCGGTGATCAGAA GTTTGAAACATGCTGGCCAGCTCTGATGAAGGACTCCCATGGCGTGGTAATTATCTTCAATCCGGAGCTGCCCAGTCACCTGAAAGAAATTGAAATGTGGTACTCCTGCTTTGTGCAACAGCAGCCATTGCTAGACAGTCAGTGTCTTCTAGTTGCACATCACAAGCCAGGCCATGCAGGGGACACAGAAAATCTGTCCTTGG CTTCTCCACTGAACAAACTGAAACTAATACATTCCAACTTAGAAGAAGATCCTGAAGATGTTCGGATGgaatttgtgaaatattttagaaGCATTATCAACTTACTAAATGAGAGCAGAGACAGGGAAGAAATGTCAATTATCTCATAA